The Caulifigura coniformis genome includes a region encoding these proteins:
- a CDS encoding DEAD/DEAH box helicase gives MSLAQVLQAKFRGDVRFRGQAYLQAERVAVTRVTSDHLYAVVRDGVEYQTQLSRVNGEMKMFCTCVGEGQTRDPACKHLWATVLAVDTGSYLTATARVGHIPPFAAESASTFVMSPLEEEEEGGGDVFQPRARRENGVAVATPTATKLRAPKKDWEQKLDVIREAHEPGAVARTTESREQEIFFEIDLTESRSGKRLIVQTSQRQRRANGQWGKLKPLKLRPGKFEDIEHADDRKILAYLAGGTPERTNWYAQQAEFQTSVFRYTLPHELALLLLPMMCATGRVRIAGESESDGQAVTWDTGPSWSLCLALRSAEMGETWRLTGELRRGQESLPLAKASLLLPGGLALIDHKLSTFDDFGAFEWIETVNQENGLEVAGGEQQELVDRLLDMPALPELDLPMDLRLEEIRVRPTPMVLLKSPKVRGWKHDRLQGAVQFDYDGAVVNGGSTQWAIVQRERGVCILRDREFEAAAWSQLQAAGFRRLLDRLRGESDIEISVSDLGRAVRALVESKWQVRADGNPVRQPGPMAFRVESSVDWFELSAKIDFDGRTAAFPELLSALARGDSTIRLDDGSLGILPEEWLKQYGWLSSLATADDDALKFSASQVGLIDALLAGEQIVELDAGFQHVRDRLQNFQGVDADFEPVGFHGELRPYQREGVGWLKFLQEFRFGGCLADDMGLGKTIQLLALLQERKRLRDKHLPSLVVVPKSLLFNWVQEIQRFTPEMTHVEYTGLERAAMRDSLATHDIILTTYGTLRRDVGILKDIVFDYSVLDEAQTIKNAASQVAKASRLIKAQHRLALSGTPIENHLGDLWSIFEYLNPGMLGRSSAFKMQTSDASDEQSRRVLARGLKPFVLRRTKMQVAAELPEKMEETIFCQMGKRQTRLYHELRDHYRSSLLGLVKEQGLGKSKLHVLEALLRLRQAACHPALLERESSEEAFAKLDVLIPHLDELIQEGHKSLVFSQFTSMLAIVRQHLDKKGIRYAYLDGQTKKRKQVVDEFQDDPNCPVFLISLKAGGLGLNLTAAEYVFLLDPWWNPAVEAQAIDRAHRVGQTKRVFAYRLICKDTVEEKILELQKKKRELADAILEADGGLMKDLTAEDLELLLS, from the coding sequence GTGTCGCTGGCTCAGGTGTTGCAGGCAAAATTCCGGGGAGACGTCCGCTTTCGTGGCCAGGCGTATCTTCAGGCAGAACGCGTCGCCGTGACGCGAGTGACGTCCGACCATCTCTACGCCGTTGTCCGGGACGGCGTCGAGTACCAGACGCAGCTCAGCCGTGTGAACGGCGAGATGAAGATGTTCTGCACGTGCGTGGGGGAAGGGCAGACCCGCGATCCCGCGTGTAAGCATCTGTGGGCGACCGTCCTGGCGGTCGACACCGGGAGCTATCTGACGGCCACCGCCCGCGTCGGGCATATTCCTCCGTTTGCGGCGGAATCGGCTTCGACGTTCGTGATGTCGCCTCTCGAGGAAGAGGAGGAAGGCGGGGGAGACGTCTTCCAGCCCCGCGCCCGTCGCGAGAACGGTGTCGCTGTCGCCACGCCGACGGCGACAAAACTGCGGGCTCCGAAAAAAGACTGGGAACAAAAGCTGGACGTGATTCGCGAGGCCCACGAGCCAGGCGCCGTCGCCCGCACCACGGAGAGTCGTGAGCAGGAGATTTTCTTCGAGATCGATCTCACGGAGAGCCGATCGGGCAAGCGGCTGATCGTGCAGACCTCGCAGCGGCAGCGCCGCGCCAATGGCCAGTGGGGGAAACTGAAGCCGCTGAAGCTGCGTCCTGGCAAGTTCGAGGACATCGAGCATGCGGACGACCGGAAGATCCTGGCCTACCTGGCGGGCGGAACACCCGAACGGACGAACTGGTACGCCCAGCAGGCGGAATTCCAGACGTCGGTGTTTCGTTACACGCTGCCCCACGAACTGGCGCTGTTGCTGCTGCCGATGATGTGCGCGACCGGACGGGTCCGCATCGCCGGCGAGAGCGAAAGCGACGGACAGGCCGTCACCTGGGACACGGGGCCGTCGTGGTCGCTGTGCCTGGCGCTGCGCTCGGCGGAGATGGGCGAGACCTGGCGACTGACGGGCGAATTGCGCCGCGGACAGGAATCGCTGCCGCTGGCCAAGGCCTCGCTGCTCCTTCCGGGTGGCCTGGCGCTGATCGACCACAAGCTGTCGACGTTCGACGACTTTGGCGCGTTCGAATGGATTGAGACCGTCAACCAGGAGAACGGGCTGGAAGTCGCCGGGGGCGAGCAGCAGGAACTGGTCGACCGGCTGCTCGACATGCCGGCGCTTCCCGAACTCGATCTTCCGATGGACCTGCGCCTGGAAGAAATCCGCGTCAGGCCGACGCCGATGGTCCTGCTGAAATCTCCCAAGGTTCGCGGCTGGAAACATGACCGGCTTCAGGGAGCCGTGCAGTTCGACTACGACGGCGCGGTCGTCAACGGCGGGAGCACGCAGTGGGCGATCGTGCAGCGCGAGCGCGGCGTGTGCATCCTGCGCGACCGCGAGTTTGAAGCGGCGGCGTGGTCACAACTGCAGGCGGCCGGGTTCCGACGCCTGCTCGACCGCTTGCGCGGAGAATCGGACATTGAGATCAGCGTGTCCGACCTGGGCCGGGCGGTGCGGGCGCTGGTGGAATCGAAGTGGCAGGTGAGAGCGGACGGAAATCCCGTCCGACAGCCCGGGCCGATGGCCTTCCGCGTCGAATCGAGCGTCGACTGGTTCGAGCTCTCGGCGAAGATCGACTTCGACGGCCGGACGGCGGCGTTTCCGGAACTGCTCTCCGCGCTGGCACGCGGAGACAGCACCATCCGGCTGGACGACGGATCGCTCGGCATCCTGCCCGAGGAATGGCTGAAGCAATACGGATGGCTGTCGAGCCTGGCGACCGCGGACGACGACGCGCTGAAGTTCTCGGCGTCGCAGGTCGGGCTGATCGACGCCCTGCTCGCAGGCGAGCAGATTGTGGAACTTGATGCGGGCTTCCAGCACGTTCGCGACCGACTGCAGAATTTCCAGGGCGTCGACGCGGACTTCGAGCCGGTCGGATTCCACGGCGAACTCCGGCCGTACCAGCGTGAAGGCGTCGGCTGGCTGAAGTTCCTGCAGGAGTTCCGATTCGGCGGATGTCTCGCGGACGACATGGGTCTCGGAAAGACCATTCAGCTCCTCGCGCTTCTGCAGGAGCGGAAGCGGCTGCGTGACAAGCACCTGCCGTCGCTGGTCGTCGTTCCGAAGTCGCTCCTGTTCAACTGGGTCCAGGAAATCCAGCGGTTCACGCCGGAAATGACCCACGTGGAATACACCGGCCTGGAACGGGCGGCGATGCGCGACAGCCTGGCGACGCACGACATCATCCTGACGACCTACGGAACCCTGCGGCGCGACGTGGGCATCCTGAAGGACATCGTGTTCGACTACTCGGTGCTCGACGAAGCGCAGACGATCAAGAATGCGGCGTCGCAGGTGGCGAAGGCATCGCGGCTGATCAAGGCGCAGCACCGCCTGGCGCTTTCCGGTACGCCGATCGAAAACCACCTGGGCGACCTGTGGTCGATCTTCGAGTACCTGAATCCCGGCATGCTGGGACGCAGCTCGGCGTTCAAGATGCAGACCTCCGACGCCTCGGACGAACAGTCGCGGAGGGTCCTCGCGCGGGGACTCAAGCCGTTCGTCCTGCGGCGAACGAAAATGCAGGTGGCCGCGGAACTTCCCGAGAAGATGGAAGAGACGATCTTCTGTCAGATGGGCAAGCGGCAGACGCGGCTGTACCACGAACTGCGCGATCACTATCGCAGCTCGCTGCTCGGCCTCGTGAAGGAGCAGGGACTTGGCAAGTCGAAGCTGCACGTTCTCGAAGCGCTGCTCCGGTTGCGTCAGGCGGCGTGTCACCCGGCGCTGCTCGAACGAGAATCGTCCGAAGAGGCGTTCGCGAAGCTCGATGTCCTGATCCCCCACCTCGACGAACTGATCCAGGAAGGCCACAAGTCGCTCGTGTTCTCGCAGTTCACGAGCATGCTGGCGATCGTCCGGCAGCACCTGGACAAGAAGGGGATCCGCTATGCCTACCTCGACGGCCAGACCAAGAAACGGAAGCAGGTGGTCGACGAGTTCCAGGACGATCCCAACTGCCCCGTGTTCCTGATCAGTCTCAAGGCGGGCGGTTTGGGTCTCAACCTGACGGCGGCGGAATACGTGTTCCTGCTCGATCCCTGGTGGAACCCGGCCGTCGAGGCGCAGGCCATCGACCGGGCTCACCGCGTCGGACAGACGAAACGGGTGTTCGCCTACCGCCTCATCTGCAAGGACACGGTGGAAGAAAAGATCCTGGAACTGCAGAAGAAGAAACGCGAACTGGCGGACGCCATCCTCGAAGCCGACGGCGGCCTGATGAAGGACCTGACGGCAGAAGACCTGGAACTGCTGCTCAGCTGA
- a CDS encoding arylsulfatase: MRAVMLHACTMFVLLLGACTARGADRPNVVFILADDLGYGDLGCFGQKLIQTPNIDRLASEGMRFTQAYAGATVCAPSRCSLMTGLHNGHAPVRGNQEVKPEGQMPMPADTVTLAHVMKQAGYRTGLIGKWGLGHPGSESTPDKMGFDYFFGYNCQREAHEYYPQHLWRNTEKVMLNGEKYSHDLMADDALKFVRDSKDSPFFLYLAFTIPHSKLQVPELGVYADRDWPENLKKLAAMVTRMDSDVGRLMTLLKELKIDEKTLVFFASDNGAAYRDELFDHSGPLRGFKRDMYEGGIRTPAIARWPGRIKAGVVSEQVWSFYDVLPTLADLVSAPAPKGIDGISILPALVDGKTIEHPPLYWEFHEFGFDQAARMGNWKVVKKGKDGAIELYDLSTDPGEEQDIASAQPDIVSRFAEFLKTARTDSPAWPIKAGGRKRR; this comes from the coding sequence ATGCGCGCTGTGATGCTTCACGCCTGCACGATGTTTGTCCTGTTGCTCGGCGCGTGCACGGCGCGCGGAGCCGACAGGCCGAATGTGGTGTTCATCCTCGCAGATGACCTGGGCTACGGAGACCTCGGATGCTTCGGCCAGAAGCTGATCCAGACTCCCAACATCGACCGGCTGGCGAGTGAGGGGATGCGGTTCACGCAGGCGTACGCTGGGGCGACGGTGTGTGCGCCGTCTCGATGCTCGCTGATGACCGGTCTGCATAACGGCCACGCTCCGGTGCGAGGCAACCAGGAAGTGAAGCCGGAAGGGCAGATGCCCATGCCTGCGGACACCGTCACGCTGGCGCATGTGATGAAGCAGGCGGGATACCGGACGGGACTCATCGGCAAATGGGGGCTGGGGCATCCCGGCTCAGAAAGCACGCCGGACAAGATGGGGTTCGATTATTTCTTCGGCTACAACTGCCAGCGCGAGGCGCATGAGTACTACCCGCAACATCTGTGGCGGAACACCGAAAAGGTGATGCTCAACGGCGAGAAGTACTCGCACGACCTGATGGCCGACGACGCTCTGAAGTTCGTTCGTGACAGCAAGGACTCACCGTTCTTCCTGTACCTGGCGTTCACGATTCCACACTCCAAGCTGCAGGTTCCGGAACTCGGGGTGTATGCCGATCGCGACTGGCCGGAGAACCTGAAGAAGCTGGCGGCGATGGTGACGCGGATGGACAGTGACGTCGGCCGTCTGATGACGCTGCTGAAGGAGTTGAAGATCGACGAGAAGACGCTCGTGTTCTTCGCGAGCGACAATGGAGCAGCGTATCGCGACGAATTGTTCGACCACTCGGGGCCGTTGCGGGGTTTCAAACGCGACATGTACGAGGGAGGAATTCGGACGCCGGCGATTGCGCGGTGGCCGGGACGGATCAAGGCGGGCGTCGTGAGCGAGCAGGTGTGGAGCTTCTACGACGTGCTGCCGACGCTGGCCGATCTGGTGAGCGCGCCAGCTCCAAAGGGCATCGACGGCATTTCCATCCTGCCGGCGCTCGTTGACGGGAAAACGATCGAGCATCCTCCGCTGTACTGGGAGTTCCACGAGTTCGGGTTCGACCAGGCGGCCCGGATGGGGAACTGGAAGGTCGTCAAGAAGGGAAAAGACGGGGCAATCGAGCTCTATGACCTCTCGACGGATCCGGGGGAGGAGCAGGACATCGCCAGCGCCCAGCCGGATATTGTCAGCCGGTTTGCGGAGTTCCTGAAAACCGCCCGGACCGATTCTCCCGCCTGGCCGATCAAAGCCGGGGGCCGGAAGCGGCGATGA
- a CDS encoding RraA family protein, protein MSNTITAATLDDLAKYDTPTICNAIELFDVRPRNVGYMDKRIECCFPKMPPMVGFASTATFRSLALPRKQGDAYASLSQQVERFAELPGPAVVVFQDLDSPCVSATFGEVMCSIYKGFGAKGIITSGAGRDLDQVEAIGFQAFTDGTICSHGYCHTLALHVPITVGGVAIEPGDLLHGDRNGVSTIPLDIASEVPQVSKELMDAEQVVLDYVRGASPNAKGLEGARKECAAMMAAINKRVTRKK, encoded by the coding sequence ATGTCGAACACCATCACTGCCGCTACGCTGGATGATCTTGCGAAGTACGACACTCCCACGATCTGCAACGCGATCGAACTGTTCGATGTTCGACCGCGGAACGTGGGGTACATGGACAAGCGGATCGAATGCTGCTTCCCGAAGATGCCGCCGATGGTCGGGTTTGCCTCGACGGCGACGTTTCGCAGTTTGGCGCTGCCGCGCAAGCAGGGGGACGCCTACGCTTCACTCTCACAGCAGGTGGAAAGGTTCGCCGAGTTGCCCGGTCCCGCCGTCGTCGTCTTCCAGGACCTCGACAGCCCCTGCGTCTCCGCGACGTTCGGCGAAGTGATGTGCTCGATCTACAAGGGCTTCGGCGCGAAGGGGATCATCACCTCCGGAGCCGGCCGCGATCTTGACCAGGTCGAAGCCATTGGCTTCCAGGCCTTCACTGACGGAACGATCTGCTCGCACGGCTACTGCCACACGCTCGCACTGCATGTGCCGATCACAGTCGGCGGCGTCGCGATTGAACCCGGCGATCTCCTCCATGGCGACCGCAACGGCGTGTCGACGATCCCCCTCGACATCGCCAGCGAAGTCCCGCAGGTCTCCAAGGAACTGATGGACGCCGAGCAGGTCGTCCTCGACTACGTCCGCGGCGCCTCGCCGAACGCGAAAGGCCTGGAAGGCGCCCGAAAAGAATGCGCCGCCATGATGGCCGCCATCAATAAGCGCGTCACCCGGAAGAAGTAG
- a CDS encoding DUF1501 domain-containing protein: MSHSHIPHPLACTGPWDFGVGSRRGFLRAGLAGFASLSLPGILRLQAQAGTPTNREKTAVIMVWKPGGCSHIDTYDPKPKAAAEYRGPFSTIDTKVPGLRFTELLPRQAAIADKFVVLRSMRQTAAGHPAGSMQLLSGDPDTRDKPKPRYPDWMTVANYLRSQDGPRESPLPRYVGVNPPLEYNGPAYLGDAYSPFTVSGDPNQPNFTVPNIGLSNLGEVRRLDRRISLRQTLDTLERTFDQQRELSALDDFETQAMTLLTNPQTKEAFDLTKEDDRTRDRYGRNTWGQQLLMARRLIEAGVDVLTTSLNGRLCGRVHNWDDHAVNHHVFDALRFRAAAYDQAVTALIEDIYERGLDQRVLVVVTGEFGRTPKIEYSPSTGAGDASAAAGTVQPGRDHWPRAFSNIWAGGGIVPGRVIGATDSRGEDVVERHCGPGDFLATIYNHLGIDPATMIKDFAGRPTPIVDHGKPIPELQRGSNA, translated from the coding sequence ATGAGCCATTCCCACATTCCCCACCCGTTGGCCTGCACCGGCCCCTGGGACTTCGGCGTCGGTAGCCGTCGCGGTTTTCTTCGAGCGGGCCTGGCCGGCTTTGCCAGCCTCAGTCTCCCCGGAATCCTCCGCCTGCAGGCGCAGGCAGGCACGCCGACGAACCGCGAGAAGACCGCCGTCATCATGGTCTGGAAGCCGGGCGGGTGCTCGCATATCGACACCTACGACCCCAAGCCGAAGGCCGCGGCCGAGTATCGCGGCCCGTTCTCGACGATCGACACGAAGGTCCCGGGCCTAAGGTTCACGGAACTCCTTCCGCGCCAGGCCGCCATCGCCGACAAATTCGTCGTCCTCCGCTCAATGCGGCAGACCGCCGCCGGCCACCCCGCCGGCTCGATGCAGCTCCTCTCTGGCGACCCCGACACCCGCGACAAGCCCAAGCCGCGCTATCCCGACTGGATGACGGTCGCCAACTACCTGCGGTCGCAGGATGGCCCCCGCGAGTCGCCATTGCCGCGGTATGTCGGCGTCAACCCGCCACTCGAATACAACGGGCCGGCCTACCTGGGCGATGCCTACTCGCCGTTCACCGTCTCCGGTGATCCGAACCAGCCGAACTTCACGGTCCCCAATATCGGACTCTCGAACCTCGGTGAAGTTCGCCGCCTCGACCGGCGGATTTCCCTCCGACAGACGCTCGACACACTCGAGCGCACGTTCGACCAGCAGCGCGAGCTCTCGGCTCTCGATGACTTCGAAACGCAGGCGATGACGCTGCTCACCAACCCTCAGACGAAGGAAGCGTTTGACCTCACGAAGGAAGACGACCGAACCCGCGATCGCTACGGACGCAACACCTGGGGCCAACAGCTGCTCATGGCCCGGCGACTGATCGAGGCCGGGGTCGACGTCCTCACCACGAGCCTCAACGGACGCCTGTGCGGGCGTGTTCACAACTGGGACGACCACGCCGTCAACCACCACGTGTTCGATGCCCTCAGGTTTCGGGCCGCCGCCTATGACCAGGCCGTCACGGCGCTTATTGAAGACATCTACGAACGCGGGCTCGATCAGCGGGTGCTGGTCGTCGTCACCGGAGAGTTCGGCCGCACGCCGAAGATCGAATACTCTCCGAGCACCGGCGCCGGAGACGCCAGCGCCGCGGCGGGAACCGTCCAGCCGGGGCGCGATCACTGGCCGCGGGCGTTCTCCAACATCTGGGCCGGCGGCGGGATCGTTCCTGGCCGCGTCATCGGAGCGACCGATTCCCGCGGCGAAGACGTCGTGGAGCGTCACTGCGGGCCGGGCGACTTCCTCGCGACGATCTACAATCACCTGGGAATCGATCCGGCAACGATGATCAAGGATTTCGCCGGCCGGCCGACGCCGATCGTCGACCACGGCAAGCCCATCCCCGAACTGCAGCGCGGTTCCAACGCCTGA
- a CDS encoding carboxypeptidase-like regulatory domain-containing protein gives MTTESRFPTGPLLVTLAILVALGCSARDRWQEGRPPVVPASGVVLHDGAPLAGANVVFLPKGGTHTAFGTTDPDGRFQLTTFDSGDGAVAGEYDVTVTHLVIENDADPRDPEHLPPLHHAEYSLIPEHYYDRAKSGLTASVPAEGTETLEITLSGKPTGKFDKGKPKYRTM, from the coding sequence ATGACGACTGAATCCCGCTTTCCGACTGGTCCGCTGCTCGTGACGCTGGCCATCCTGGTTGCGCTGGGGTGCTCGGCCAGGGACCGCTGGCAGGAAGGGCGGCCGCCCGTGGTGCCGGCGAGCGGCGTTGTGCTGCACGACGGAGCGCCGTTGGCGGGCGCCAATGTGGTCTTTCTTCCCAAAGGGGGGACGCACACGGCCTTTGGAACGACTGATCCCGATGGTCGGTTCCAGTTGACGACGTTCGATTCCGGCGACGGCGCAGTGGCAGGCGAGTACGACGTGACGGTCACGCATCTGGTCATCGAGAACGACGCTGACCCGCGTGATCCCGAGCATCTTCCGCCGCTCCACCATGCGGAATACTCGCTGATTCCCGAGCACTACTACGACCGCGCGAAGTCGGGGCTCACGGCATCCGTGCCGGCCGAGGGAACTGAGACGCTCGAGATCACGCTGAGCGGGAAACCGACGGGGAAGTTTGATAAAGGTAAGCCGAAGTATCGCACGATGTGA
- a CDS encoding amidohydrolase, with product MLSRILLLVIPLATAATTVAAEPADLVLRGGIVITCDAVNRQAEALAVSKGRIVAVGTNAAIAPLVGPQTKTIELTGRVVTPGFIECHGHLLSLGQQRIDVDLSGCQSWEECVARVAERAKSVRKGDWIIGRGWHQEHWTTPPQADGSRYPTNAILNAATPDNPVLLTHGTGHMAIANAEGLKAAGINDESTPPAGGEFLRDAQNRLTGVLRETASSAVHAAHGRWQARRTAAERDADDRHAAEVAIQECLSKGVTSFQDAGSPFSEVDLFRQLADEGKLGLRLFVMLSATPETLARRMEAARTIGAADGHLSVRAIKCMADGALGSHGALLLKPYVDLPASTGLRIHSLGRIEQTAQLAAKYDYQLCTHAIGDQAIREVLDIYERVLRGMNGKDRRWRIEHLQHIDPADIPRLSELGVIASMQANHATSDGPFVVTRLGEERARVGAYAWRSVVDSGALLINGTDVPVEDVNPLLCLRSAVTRRMGDGKQFFPEQCLTPLEALRSYTIDAAYGAFEEQEKGSIEPGKLADLVILSASPLTTPGDDLGTLKVETTIVGGRIVHQR from the coding sequence ATGCTCTCACGCATTCTCCTCCTCGTCATCCCCCTCGCAACCGCAGCGACCACCGTCGCCGCAGAACCGGCCGATCTCGTCCTCCGTGGCGGAATCGTCATCACCTGCGACGCGGTCAACCGCCAGGCCGAGGCTCTCGCTGTCTCCAAAGGTCGCATCGTCGCCGTCGGAACCAACGCGGCAATCGCCCCGCTTGTGGGACCGCAGACGAAGACCATCGAACTGACCGGCCGCGTCGTCACTCCCGGATTCATTGAATGCCACGGCCATCTCCTCTCCCTGGGCCAGCAGCGGATTGATGTCGACCTTTCCGGCTGCCAGTCGTGGGAGGAATGCGTCGCGCGCGTCGCCGAACGCGCGAAGTCCGTCCGGAAAGGAGACTGGATCATCGGGCGCGGCTGGCATCAGGAGCATTGGACCACGCCGCCGCAGGCCGACGGCAGCCGCTATCCCACGAACGCGATTCTCAACGCCGCCACTCCCGATAACCCTGTCCTCCTGACTCATGGCACCGGCCACATGGCAATCGCCAATGCCGAAGGCCTCAAGGCGGCGGGGATCAACGACGAATCGACGCCCCCCGCCGGAGGAGAATTCCTCCGCGATGCCCAGAACAGGTTGACCGGCGTCCTCCGCGAAACCGCCTCGAGCGCGGTCCACGCAGCACATGGCCGCTGGCAGGCCCGCCGCACCGCGGCCGAGCGAGACGCCGATGACCGTCACGCCGCTGAAGTCGCCATCCAGGAATGCCTGTCCAAGGGCGTCACCAGCTTCCAGGACGCCGGCTCACCGTTCTCGGAGGTCGACCTGTTTCGCCAACTCGCGGACGAAGGCAAGCTCGGACTGCGGCTCTTCGTCATGCTCTCCGCCACGCCCGAAACCCTTGCCCGGCGCATGGAAGCCGCCCGAACCATCGGCGCCGCGGACGGTCATCTCAGCGTGCGGGCGATCAAGTGCATGGCGGACGGCGCCCTCGGGTCCCACGGCGCACTGCTTCTGAAGCCCTACGTCGACCTTCCTGCCAGCACGGGCCTCCGCATTCATTCCCTCGGTCGCATCGAGCAGACGGCCCAACTGGCGGCAAAATATGACTACCAGCTCTGCACTCACGCCATCGGCGACCAGGCGATCCGCGAAGTGCTCGACATTTATGAACGAGTCCTCCGGGGAATGAATGGAAAGGATCGCCGCTGGCGCATCGAGCACCTCCAACATATCGATCCGGCCGATATTCCGCGGCTCTCCGAGCTGGGCGTGATCGCATCGATGCAGGCCAACCACGCCACGTCCGATGGTCCGTTCGTGGTCACCCGCCTCGGCGAAGAACGGGCTCGCGTCGGAGCCTACGCCTGGCGGAGCGTCGTCGACAGCGGGGCCCTCCTGATCAACGGCACCGATGTCCCCGTCGAGGATGTCAATCCACTGCTTTGTCTCCGCTCGGCCGTCACGCGCCGCATGGGCGATGGAAAGCAGTTCTTCCCCGAGCAATGCCTCACGCCCCTCGAAGCCCTGCGCAGTTACACCATTGATGCCGCGTATGGAGCCTTTGAAGAACAGGAGAAAGGCTCCATCGAACCTGGCAAACTGGCGGATCTTGTCATCCTCTCGGCCAGCCCGCTCACCACGCCGGGCGACGACCTGGGAACGCTGAAGGTCGAAACCACGATCGTCGGCGGGCGCATCGTCCATCAGCGATGA